A genome region from Desulfovibrio legallii includes the following:
- the rplV gene encoding 50S ribosomal protein L22: MESKAIAKFQRVSPRKTRLVARNVQGLGVEEAMNLLRFTPNKPAGVLYGVVKSALANASQLGGVDVDAMVVKEIVVNEGPSWKRFMPRAQGRATKIRKRTSHITVILAEGQE, encoded by the coding sequence ATGGAATCCAAAGCAATCGCCAAGTTCCAGCGCGTCTCGCCGCGCAAGACCCGCCTGGTGGCCCGCAACGTGCAGGGCCTGGGGGTGGAAGAGGCCATGAACCTCCTCCGCTTTACGCCCAACAAGCCCGCCGGCGTGCTCTACGGCGTGGTTAAAAGCGCGCTCGCCAATGCCTCGCAGCTGGGCGGCGTGGATGTGGACGCCATGGTGGTGAAGGAAATCGTCGTCAACGAGGGCCCCTCCTGGAAGCGCTTCATGCCCCGTGCCCAGGGCCGGGCCACCAAGATCCGCAAGCGCACGAGCCACATCACCGTCATACTCGCAGAAGGGCAGGAATAG
- the rplC gene encoding 50S ribosomal protein L3: protein MAEKMGILGRKLGMTRIFDGAGAAVPVTVIEAGPCPVTQVKTLATDGYNAVQIALTAAKEKHTTKPLRGHLAKAGKGLFRHLREIRLEGAPEQELGQEFTVAMFAAGDKVKVTGTSVGKGYQGRMRRWNFAGSKDTHGCEKVHRNNGSVGNNTFPGHVFKGRKMAGHWGNETVTELGLTIVDVRPEDNVILVKGSVPGPKNGLVLIRKQ, encoded by the coding sequence ATGGCTGAGAAAATGGGAATTTTGGGTCGTAAACTCGGTATGACCCGCATCTTTGACGGCGCCGGCGCCGCCGTGCCCGTCACGGTGATCGAGGCCGGGCCGTGCCCCGTCACGCAGGTCAAAACCCTGGCGACGGACGGCTACAACGCCGTACAGATTGCGCTGACCGCCGCCAAGGAAAAGCACACCACTAAGCCCCTGCGCGGCCATCTGGCCAAAGCGGGCAAGGGGCTTTTCCGCCACCTGCGCGAGATCCGTCTGGAAGGCGCGCCGGAGCAGGAGCTGGGGCAGGAATTCACCGTGGCCATGTTCGCCGCCGGCGACAAGGTTAAGGTGACCGGCACCAGCGTGGGCAAAGGCTACCAGGGCCGCATGCGCCGCTGGAACTTCGCCGGCTCCAAGGACACCCACGGCTGCGAAAAGGTGCACCGCAACAACGGCTCCGTAGGCAACAACACTTTTCCCGGCCACGTCTTCAAGGGCCGGAAAATGGCCGGCCATTGGGGCAATGAAACCGTGACGGAACTGGGCCTGACCATCGTTGACGTGCGTCCTGAGGATAACGTCATCCTGGTCAAAGGCTCTGTGCCCGGCCCCAAAAACGGGCTGGTGCTGATCCGCAAGCAGTAG
- the rpsH gene encoding 30S ribosomal protein S8 has product MLTDPIADMLTRIRNAHLALHKDVQVPRSKMKAALAAILKQEGYVEDVALDEKNITIALRYEKGRPVITGLKRVSTPGRRVYVGAHQIPRVQNGLGICILSTSSGVLDGMTAQEKKVGGELLCEIW; this is encoded by the coding sequence ATGTTGACAGACCCTATTGCGGACATGCTCACCCGCATCCGCAACGCGCACCTGGCCCTGCATAAGGATGTGCAAGTGCCGCGCTCGAAAATGAAGGCAGCGCTGGCCGCCATCCTCAAGCAGGAAGGCTATGTGGAAGACGTGGCCCTGGACGAGAAGAACATCACCATCGCCCTGCGCTACGAAAAGGGCCGGCCCGTCATTACCGGGCTCAAGCGCGTGAGCACGCCCGGTCGCCGGGTGTATGTGGGCGCGCACCAGATCCCCAGGGTGCAGAACGGCCTCGGCATCTGCATATTGTCCACGTCCAGCGGTGTGCTGGACGGTATGACCGCCCAAGAGAAGAAAGTGGGCGGCGAACTTTTGTGCGAAATCTGGTAG
- the rplE gene encoding 50S ribosomal protein L5, with protein MTRLEKIYREKVVPVLQKEFSYSSSMQLPGIEKVSLNIGLGAASQNNKLMEEAVAELTAIAGQKAVVTRAKKSIAAFKLREGMPIGARVTLRKDRMWDFLDKLMNFALPRVRDFRGIPDRGFDGRGNFTLGIKEHTIFPELEVDRVENPKGMNITIVTTAATDKEGKFLLDQLGMPFRK; from the coding sequence ATGACACGCCTTGAAAAGATATATAGAGAGAAGGTGGTTCCGGTACTGCAAAAGGAGTTCAGCTACTCCTCGTCCATGCAACTGCCCGGGATTGAAAAAGTCTCTCTGAACATCGGCCTGGGCGCGGCCAGCCAGAACAACAAGCTCATGGAAGAGGCCGTGGCGGAGCTTACCGCCATTGCCGGCCAGAAGGCTGTGGTGACCCGCGCCAAAAAGTCCATCGCCGCCTTCAAGCTGCGCGAAGGGATGCCCATCGGCGCGCGCGTGACCCTGCGCAAGGACCGCATGTGGGACTTTCTGGACAAGCTCATGAACTTCGCTCTGCCCCGCGTGCGCGACTTCCGCGGCATTCCCGACCGTGGCTTTGACGGGCGCGGCAACTTCACCCTGGGCATCAAAGAGCACACCATTTTCCCCGAGCTTGAGGTGGACCGCGTGGAAAACCCCAAGGGCATGAACATCACCATCGTCACCACGGCGGCCACGGACAAGGAGGGCAAGTTCCTTCTGGACCAGCTGGGCATGCCGTTCCGCAAGTAG
- the rplX gene encoding 50S ribosomal protein L24, whose amino-acid sequence MKTYRIRKDDKVMVIAGKDAGKIGKVLKILRKKDKVVVEKANLVKRHMRPNPYAQQPGGIVEKEMPIHVSNVMVVCSACGKATRVGYRTIESEGKEKKVRFCKKCNEVME is encoded by the coding sequence ATGAAAACGTATCGCATCCGCAAGGACGACAAGGTGATGGTAATCGCCGGCAAGGACGCGGGCAAGATCGGCAAGGTGCTCAAGATCCTGCGCAAGAAGGACAAAGTGGTGGTGGAAAAGGCCAATCTGGTCAAGCGCCACATGCGTCCCAATCCTTATGCCCAGCAGCCCGGCGGCATCGTGGAGAAAGAGATGCCCATCCATGTCTCCAACGTCATGGTTGTGTGCTCCGCCTGCGGCAAGGCCACGCGCGTGGGCTATCGGACCATTGAGTCCGAGGGCAAGGAAAAGAAAGTGCGCTTTTGCAAAAAGTGCAACGAAGTCATGGAATAA
- the rpsS gene encoding 30S ribosomal protein S19 has translation MPRSLKKGPFVDGHLMKKVDSAVANSDRRVLKTWSRRSTILPEMVGLTFAVHNGKKFVPVFVTENMVGHKLGEFSPTRTFHGHAADKKAKAAKK, from the coding sequence ATGCCGAGATCGCTGAAAAAAGGGCCGTTTGTGGACGGCCATCTGATGAAGAAGGTCGACAGCGCCGTGGCCAACAGTGACCGCCGCGTGCTCAAGACCTGGTCGCGCCGCTCGACCATCCTGCCCGAAATGGTGGGGCTGACCTTCGCGGTGCATAATGGCAAGAAGTTCGTGCCGGTGTTTGTCACCGAAAACATGGTGGGCCACAAACTGGGCGAGTTTTCGCCCACCCGCACCTTTCATGGGCACGCCGCCGATAAAAAGGCCAAGGCCGCCAAGAAGTAG
- the rpsQ gene encoding 30S ribosomal protein S17 has translation MHTLEDRKGRTLTGIVVSDKNDKTIVVRVETLVKHPLLKKYVRRRKKFTAHDPMNECGMGDKVKIVEYRPLSRNKRWHLVSVIEKAV, from the coding sequence ATGCACACTCTGGAAGATCGCAAGGGCAGAACGCTGACCGGCATCGTGGTGAGCGACAAAAACGACAAGACCATTGTTGTGCGCGTCGAAACCCTGGTCAAGCACCCGCTGCTCAAAAAGTATGTGAGGCGCCGCAAAAAGTTCACGGCTCATGATCCCATGAACGAATGCGGTATGGGCGACAAAGTCAAGATTGTGGAGTACCGTCCCCTGTCGCGCAATAAGCGCTGGCATCTGGTCTCCGTCATTGAAAAAGCCGTGTAG
- the rplD gene encoding 50S ribosomal protein L4: MATVKVYDQNKQESGEVTLASDVFEVEVRPEILHLVVRAQMAAKRAGTHMVKTRALVSGGGVKPWKQKGTGRARAGSNRSPVWRGGAVIFGPSPRDYSFKVNSKVRTLALKMALSSRLAEDSLLVVKEIALPEAKTKHFAKVAAALGLTKALIVAPGADETLCRSARNIPGLTLTTADNLSVLEILRHKQLVLLEGALETVAARFARKGA; the protein is encoded by the coding sequence ATGGCTACCGTGAAAGTTTACGATCAAAACAAACAGGAAAGCGGTGAAGTGACGCTGGCTTCCGACGTGTTTGAAGTGGAGGTCCGTCCGGAAATCCTCCACCTTGTGGTGCGTGCCCAGATGGCCGCCAAGCGCGCCGGCACCCACATGGTCAAAACCCGCGCCCTGGTTTCCGGCGGCGGCGTCAAGCCCTGGAAGCAGAAGGGCACCGGCCGCGCCCGGGCGGGCTCCAACCGCTCCCCCGTGTGGCGGGGCGGCGCCGTCATCTTCGGCCCCAGCCCGCGCGACTACAGCTTCAAGGTCAACAGCAAGGTGCGGACCTTGGCCCTCAAGATGGCCCTTTCGAGCCGTCTTGCCGAGGACAGCCTGCTGGTGGTCAAAGAGATCGCCCTGCCCGAAGCCAAGACCAAGCATTTCGCCAAAGTGGCCGCCGCTCTGGGCCTTACCAAGGCCCTTATCGTCGCGCCCGGCGCGGATGAAACCCTGTGCCGCTCGGCCCGCAACATTCCGGGCCTGACGCTGACCACGGCGGACAACCTCAGCGTGCTGGAGATTCTTCGGCACAAGCAGCTGGTGCTGCTGGAAGGCGCCCTGGAAACCGTTGCGGCGCGCTTCGCCAGGAAGGGGGCTTAA
- the rpsJ gene encoding 30S ribosomal protein S10 — protein sequence MTTVSSDRIRIKLKAYDYRILDKAVAEIVDTARNTGAGVAGPIPLPTNIHKYTVQRSVHVDKKSREQFEMRIHKRLMDILEPTQQTVDALGKLSLPAGVDVEIKL from the coding sequence ATGACGACAGTTAGCAGCGATCGCATTCGGATCAAGCTCAAAGCCTACGATTACCGCATCCTGGACAAGGCCGTTGCGGAAATCGTGGATACGGCGCGCAATACCGGTGCCGGTGTGGCGGGACCCATCCCCCTGCCCACCAACATTCACAAGTACACCGTCCAGCGCTCCGTGCACGTGGACAAAAAGTCGCGCGAGCAGTTTGAGATGCGCATCCACAAGCGGCTCATGGACATTCTGGAACCCACGCAGCAGACCGTCGACGCGCTGGGCAAGCTTTCTTTGCCCGCCGGTGTGGACGTGGAAATCAAGCTCTAG
- a CDS encoding tetratricopeptide repeat protein, whose protein sequence is MAFDQAQRARQNSYQDTVIHFINKDKGHILTVSDDQAFCTQLRLTLARELGLADAGCLTLLTGPSQLVRRLRELESAYPVILLFLERALAGQDQSLLVKHLHQTFPGLKIIILTTEVPRERLLLLHELGADNVIAKPVSANTLIEKMAFTIRPQSRIGKAIDLARALLEQKKYAETLDACAKILALKPGSAAAYLLMGDAYRETGAYDKARTAYETAASGADLYLAPLQRLAELYEATGDKARLKECLERLDALSPLNVDRKVSLGSVNLELGNTEKAEEYFDKAVVQMQHDALDGLSALSGRIADIYTDRDPGKAEKYLRNSLEIKEKYLSRNDIALFNRLGLSLRRQGRWQDAVTEYRRALKLAPDDANLYYNLGMALAEGRDFPQAKAHMLKALELNPQLPRTGATIAFNCGAVFLQTGDRARAAGFFRQALEQEPDFKAAQEGLARSGG, encoded by the coding sequence ATGGCATTTGATCAGGCCCAGCGCGCCCGCCAAAACAGCTACCAGGATACTGTTATCCATTTTATAAATAAGGATAAAGGGCACATCCTGACCGTAAGCGACGACCAGGCCTTCTGTACCCAGCTGCGCCTTACCCTGGCCCGGGAGCTGGGCCTTGCCGACGCCGGCTGTCTCACCCTGCTCACCGGCCCCAGCCAGCTGGTCCGCCGCCTGCGCGAGCTGGAATCCGCCTATCCCGTCATCCTGCTGTTTCTGGAGCGCGCTTTGGCGGGCCAGGACCAGAGCCTTCTGGTCAAGCACCTGCACCAGACCTTCCCTGGGCTCAAGATCATCATCCTCACCACCGAGGTTCCGCGCGAGCGGCTGCTGCTACTGCACGAGCTGGGGGCGGACAACGTTATTGCCAAGCCGGTGTCGGCCAACACCCTGATTGAAAAAATGGCCTTTACCATCAGGCCCCAAAGCCGCATCGGCAAGGCCATAGACCTGGCCCGCGCCCTGCTGGAGCAAAAAAAGTACGCCGAAACCCTGGACGCCTGCGCCAAAATCCTGGCGCTCAAGCCCGGCAGCGCCGCCGCCTACCTGCTCATGGGCGACGCCTACCGCGAAACGGGCGCCTATGACAAAGCCCGCACAGCTTACGAAACCGCGGCCAGCGGCGCGGATCTCTACCTGGCCCCCCTGCAGCGCCTGGCTGAGCTTTACGAAGCCACCGGCGACAAGGCCCGCCTCAAGGAGTGCCTGGAACGCCTGGACGCCCTCTCCCCCCTCAACGTGGACCGCAAGGTCAGCCTGGGCTCCGTCAACCTGGAGCTCGGCAATACGGAAAAGGCCGAGGAATATTTTGACAAAGCCGTGGTCCAGATGCAGCACGACGCCCTGGACGGCCTGAGCGCCCTTTCCGGCCGCATTGCCGACATCTATACGGACCGCGACCCCGGCAAAGCCGAAAAATACCTGCGCAACAGCCTTGAAATAAAAGAAAAATATCTTTCGCGCAACGACATTGCCCTCTTCAACCGCCTGGGCCTCAGCCTGCGCCGCCAGGGCCGCTGGCAGGACGCCGTAACCGAATACCGCCGCGCCCTCAAGCTGGCCCCGGACGACGCCAACCTGTACTACAATCTGGGCATGGCCCTGGCCGAAGGCCGCGACTTTCCCCAGGCCAAGGCCCATATGCTCAAAGCCCTGGAGCTCAACCCCCAGCTGCCCCGCACCGGAGCCACCATCGCCTTCAACTGCGGGGCCGTCTTCCTTCAGACCGGGGACCGCGCCCGCGCCGCGGGCTTTTTTCGCCAGGCGCTGGAGCAGGAGCCGGACTTCAAAGCCGCCCAGGAGGGCCTTGCCCGCTCCGGCGGGTAG
- the rplF gene encoding 50S ribosomal protein L6: MSRIGRLPIPVPNGVDVKIGTDVVEVKGPKGTLCTPVCPLLKYELADGHLTLTRVDDERQTRAQHGLRRTLLANCIEGVTKGFSKGLEVIGVGYRVAVKGNLIELSVGYSHPVVVDLPEGIKATVEGQVLTLSGIDKELVGEMAAKIRRIRKPEPYKGKGIKYVTETIRRKVGKSGGKK; this comes from the coding sequence ATGTCGAGAATAGGTAGACTGCCCATTCCCGTTCCCAATGGCGTTGACGTCAAGATCGGAACGGACGTTGTGGAAGTGAAGGGCCCCAAGGGCACGTTGTGCACCCCTGTCTGCCCCCTGCTCAAGTACGAACTGGCCGACGGCCACCTTACCCTTACCCGGGTGGACGACGAGCGGCAGACCCGCGCCCAGCACGGCCTGCGGCGCACGCTGCTCGCCAACTGCATTGAAGGCGTGACCAAGGGTTTTTCCAAGGGGTTGGAAGTCATCGGCGTGGGCTACCGCGTGGCGGTGAAAGGCAACCTCATCGAGCTTTCCGTGGGCTACTCCCACCCTGTGGTGGTGGATCTGCCCGAAGGCATCAAGGCGACGGTGGAAGGCCAGGTGCTGACCCTCTCCGGCATTGATAAGGAGCTGGTGGGCGAAATGGCCGCCAAGATCCGTCGCATCCGCAAGCCTGAGCCCTACAAGGGCAAGGGCATCAAGTATGTGACCGAGACCATCCGCCGCAAGGTGGGCAAGTCCGGCGGCAAGAAGTAG
- the rplR gene encoding 50S ribosomal protein L18 translates to MINSKNSSRQRRKIRIRKKVNGTAARPRLVVFRSNLHIYAQIVNDVDGATLAAASTLTLAKAEPGLHCNLSGAQRVGKEIARLAKEKNISQVVFDRNGYLYHGRIKAVADGAREGGLEF, encoded by the coding sequence ATGATCAACAGCAAGAACTCATCCCGGCAGCGCCGCAAGATTCGCATCCGCAAAAAGGTCAACGGCACGGCCGCACGGCCGCGTCTGGTGGTCTTCCGGTCCAACCTGCACATCTACGCCCAGATCGTGAACGACGTGGACGGCGCGACCCTGGCGGCCGCCTCCACCCTCACGCTGGCCAAAGCGGAACCGGGCCTGCACTGCAACCTGAGCGGCGCCCAACGTGTGGGCAAGGAAATTGCCCGCCTGGCCAAGGAAAAGAATATCAGTCAGGTGGTATTCGATCGCAACGGGTATCTTTATCACGGCCGGATCAAGGCCGTGGCCGACGGCGCCCGCGAAGGCGGCCTGGAGTTCTAG
- the rpmC gene encoding 50S ribosomal protein L29, whose product MAAKKKTDAARPDVAALRAMSAEELRGKLAEQRQEMMHARFKHAMAQLEKTSELKVMRRQVARMETILNEKEQRA is encoded by the coding sequence ATGGCTGCCAAAAAGAAGACCGACGCCGCCAGGCCCGACGTTGCCGCCCTGCGCGCCATGAGCGCCGAAGAACTGCGCGGCAAGCTGGCTGAACAGCGCCAGGAAATGATGCACGCCCGCTTCAAGCACGCCATGGCCCAGCTTGAGAAAACTTCCGAGCTCAAGGTCATGCGTCGCCAGGTGGCGCGTATGGAGACCATTCTCAACGAAAAGGAACAGAGGGCGTAA
- the rplN gene encoding 50S ribosomal protein L14, which produces MIQVESTLQVADNSGAKKVACIKVLGGSHRRYASVGDVIMVSVKEAMPHSKVKKGDVMKAVIVRTAKEVRRADGSYIKFDGNAAVLLSSQGEPVGTRIFGPVARELRAQNFMKIISLAPEVL; this is translated from the coding sequence ATGATTCAGGTTGAGTCCACGCTTCAGGTCGCCGACAATTCCGGCGCCAAAAAGGTCGCCTGCATCAAGGTGCTGGGCGGTTCGCACCGCCGCTACGCCTCGGTGGGCGACGTCATCATGGTTTCCGTCAAGGAAGCCATGCCCCACAGCAAAGTGAAGAAGGGCGACGTGATGAAGGCCGTCATCGTGCGCACGGCCAAGGAAGTGCGCCGGGCCGACGGCAGCTACATCAAGTTTGACGGCAATGCCGCCGTGCTTTTGTCCAGCCAGGGCGAACCCGTGGGCACCCGTATTTTCGGACCCGTGGCCCGTGAGCTGCGCGCCCAGAACTTTATGAAGATTATTTCGCTGGCCCCGGAAGTGCTGTAG
- the rplP gene encoding 50S ribosomal protein L16, translating to MLAPKKVKYRKWQKGRLRGLASRGATIAFGDIGLKAVQHGHLSSQQIEAARIAMMRHIKRGGKVWIRIFPDRPVTAKPLETRQGSGKGAPVGWCAPVKPGRVLYEIRGVSLDLAREALTRAAHKLPVKTVIVLREGL from the coding sequence ATGCTTGCGCCCAAAAAAGTTAAATACCGCAAGTGGCAGAAAGGCCGCCTGCGCGGCCTGGCCTCCCGCGGCGCCACCATTGCCTTCGGCGACATCGGCCTCAAGGCGGTGCAGCACGGGCACCTTTCCAGCCAGCAGATTGAAGCCGCGCGTATCGCCATGATGCGGCACATCAAGCGCGGCGGCAAGGTCTGGATCCGCATCTTCCCCGATCGCCCCGTGACGGCCAAGCCTCTGGAAACCCGTCAGGGTTCCGGCAAGGGCGCTCCCGTGGGCTGGTGCGCGCCGGTCAAGCCCGGCCGCGTGCTCTATGAGATCCGCGGCGTGAGCCTGGACCTGGCCCGCGAGGCGCTCACCCGCGCCGCGCACAAGCTGCCTGTGAAGACCGTTATCGTGCTGAGGGAGGGCCTGTAA
- the rplB gene encoding 50S ribosomal protein L2, which translates to MAVRKLKPTSAGRRFQTVSDFEEITRTRPEKSLTEGLTKKAGRNNLGRVTSRRRGGGVKRLYRIIDFKRDKTGVPATVAHIEYDPNRTARIALLHYADGEKRYILAPVGLKQGDTVMAGVNERSGETADIKPGNALPMLRIPVGTVLHNVELYPGKGGQICRAAGAYAQLVAKEGKYALLRLPSGEVRKVLAMCVATVGQVGNLHHETISLGKAGRNRWLGRRPQVRGVAMNPIDHPLGGGEGRSSGGRHPVSPWGMPAKGYKTRDRKKPSSRLIIKRRGQK; encoded by the coding sequence ATGGCTGTCCGCAAGCTGAAGCCGACCTCCGCGGGACGTCGTTTCCAGACGGTTTCCGATTTTGAGGAAATCACCCGGACGCGGCCCGAAAAGTCCCTCACCGAGGGCCTGACCAAAAAGGCCGGTCGCAACAATCTGGGGCGCGTCACCAGCCGCCGTCGCGGCGGCGGGGTCAAGCGGCTGTACCGCATCATTGACTTTAAGCGCGATAAAACCGGCGTTCCGGCCACTGTGGCCCACATTGAATATGACCCCAACCGCACGGCCCGCATCGCCCTTCTGCACTACGCGGACGGCGAAAAGCGCTATATCCTCGCGCCCGTGGGCCTGAAGCAGGGCGATACGGTCATGGCCGGCGTTAATGAACGCAGCGGCGAAACGGCCGACATCAAGCCCGGCAACGCGCTGCCCATGCTGCGCATTCCCGTGGGCACGGTGCTCCACAACGTGGAGCTCTACCCCGGCAAGGGCGGGCAGATCTGCCGCGCCGCCGGGGCCTATGCCCAGCTGGTGGCCAAGGAGGGCAAATACGCCCTGCTGCGCCTGCCCTCGGGCGAAGTGCGCAAGGTCCTGGCCATGTGCGTGGCCACGGTGGGCCAGGTGGGCAACCTGCACCACGAAACCATCTCTTTGGGCAAGGCCGGCCGCAACCGCTGGCTGGGCCGTCGCCCCCAGGTGCGCGGCGTGGCCATGAACCCCATCGACCACCCCTTGGGCGGCGGCGAAGGCCGCAGCTCCGGCGGCCGGCACCCCGTGTCGCCTTGGGGCATGCCCGCCAAGGGCTACAAGACCCGTGACAGGAAGAAGCCTTCTTCCCGGCTGATCATCAAACGCCGCGGCCAGAAGTAG
- the rplW gene encoding 50S ribosomal protein L23 codes for MESTSVLLKPLLTEKTTLVKDEARQVAFLVHTGANKMEIKKAVEQAFDVKVEAVNVVRHAPRNRERQGRVVGRKPGFKKAYVTLRQGDKIEFFEGV; via the coding sequence ATGGAAAGCACTTCTGTTCTGCTCAAGCCCCTGCTGACGGAAAAGACCACCCTGGTCAAGGACGAAGCGCGGCAGGTGGCCTTCCTGGTCCACACCGGGGCCAACAAGATGGAAATCAAAAAGGCCGTCGAGCAGGCCTTTGACGTTAAGGTGGAAGCGGTCAACGTGGTGCGCCACGCCCCCCGGAACAGGGAGCGTCAGGGCCGCGTGGTGGGCCGCAAGCCCGGCTTCAAGAAAGCGTATGTGACGCTGCGCCAGGGCGACAAAATCGAGTTCTTTGAGGGAGTGTAA
- the rpsC gene encoding 30S ribosomal protein S3, with amino-acid sequence MGQKVHPFGFRLGYNKNWQSRWFSKKEYPAFVYEDSKIRAFVKKLLYHAGLSKIEIERAGGKVRLILSTARPGIVIGRKGVEIEKLRADLRQKFGREFSLEVNEIRRPEVDAQLVAENIAQQLERRVAFRRAMKRTVSMARKFGGEGIKVTCAGRLAGAEIARTEWYRDGRVPLQTLRADIDYGFAEARTTYGIIGVKVWIYKGEILDKEVE; translated from the coding sequence ATGGGTCAGAAAGTACATCCGTTCGGGTTCCGGCTTGGGTACAACAAAAACTGGCAGTCCCGCTGGTTCAGCAAGAAGGAATACCCTGCCTTTGTCTACGAGGACAGCAAAATCCGCGCGTTCGTCAAGAAGCTCCTGTACCATGCAGGGCTTTCCAAGATTGAGATCGAGCGCGCCGGCGGCAAGGTACGGCTCATCCTGTCCACGGCTCGCCCCGGCATTGTCATCGGGCGCAAGGGTGTGGAAATTGAAAAGCTGCGCGCCGACCTGCGGCAGAAATTCGGCCGCGAGTTTTCGCTGGAAGTGAATGAAATCCGTCGTCCCGAAGTGGACGCCCAGCTGGTGGCCGAAAACATCGCCCAGCAGCTGGAGCGCCGCGTGGCCTTCCGCCGCGCCATGAAACGCACGGTTTCCATGGCCCGCAAGTTTGGCGGCGAAGGCATCAAGGTGACCTGCGCCGGACGCCTTGCCGGCGCGGAAATCGCCCGCACCGAATGGTACCGCGACGGCCGCGTGCCCTTGCAGACCCTGCGCGCCGATATTGACTACGGCTTTGCCGAAGCGCGCACCACCTACGGCATCATTGGCGTCAAGGTGTGGATCTATAAGGGTGAAATCCTTGACAAAGAGGTTGAATAG
- a CDS encoding type Z 30S ribosomal protein S14, with protein sequence MSRTSLEVKAKRKPKFSARAYNRCPLCGRSRAFLRQFGVCRICFRNLALKGDLPGVRKSSW encoded by the coding sequence ATGTCCCGTACTTCTTTGGAAGTAAAGGCCAAGCGCAAGCCCAAGTTCAGCGCCCGCGCCTACAACCGCTGCCCGCTCTGCGGTCGGTCGCGCGCCTTCCTGCGCCAGTTCGGCGTCTGCCGTATCTGCTTCCGCAATCTTGCCCTCAAGGGCGATCTGCCGGGCGTGCGCAAGTCCAGCTGGTAG